In one Massilia endophytica genomic region, the following are encoded:
- the sucC gene encoding ADP-forming succinate--CoA ligase subunit beta, translating into MKIHEYQGKEILRKFGVTVPRGIPCMSVDEAVKAAETLGGPVWVVKAQIHAGGRGKGGGVKVAKSLEQVKEYSNQIMGMQLVTHQTGPEGQKVRRLLIEEGADIKKELYVSLVTDRVTQRVVLMASSEGGMDIEEVAESHPEKIHSIAIDPAVGLTDADAASIAAKIGVPEGSIADAVTNLKGLYKAYWETDASLAEINPLILTGSGKVIALDAKFNFDSNALFRHPEIVAYRDLDEEDPAEVEASKFDLAYISLDGNIGCLVNGAGLAMATMDTIKLFGGEPANFLDVGGGATAEKVTEAFKIMLKNPGLKAILVNIFGGIMRCDVIAEGVITASKAVSLQVPLVVRMKGTNEDLGKKMLAESGLPIISADTMEDAAKSVVAAAAGK; encoded by the coding sequence ATGAAAATCCATGAGTATCAAGGCAAAGAGATCCTCCGAAAGTTCGGAGTGACGGTTCCGCGCGGCATTCCGTGCATGTCCGTCGATGAAGCAGTGAAAGCTGCCGAAACCCTGGGCGGCCCGGTGTGGGTCGTGAAGGCGCAGATCCATGCTGGCGGCCGCGGTAAAGGCGGCGGCGTGAAAGTGGCCAAGTCCCTGGAACAGGTCAAGGAATACTCCAACCAGATCATGGGCATGCAGCTGGTCACCCACCAGACCGGCCCTGAAGGCCAGAAAGTGCGCCGCCTGCTGATCGAAGAAGGCGCGGACATCAAGAAGGAACTGTATGTCTCCCTGGTGACCGACCGCGTTACCCAGCGCGTGGTGCTGATGGCCTCCTCCGAAGGCGGCATGGACATCGAAGAAGTGGCAGAGAGCCACCCTGAGAAGATCCACTCCATCGCCATCGACCCGGCCGTGGGCCTGACCGACGCCGACGCAGCGTCCATCGCCGCCAAGATCGGCGTGCCGGAAGGCTCCATCGCCGACGCCGTCACCAACCTGAAAGGCCTGTACAAAGCCTACTGGGAGACCGACGCATCCCTGGCCGAAATCAACCCGCTGATCCTGACCGGTTCGGGCAAGGTGATCGCCCTGGACGCGAAGTTCAACTTCGACTCCAACGCCCTGTTCCGCCATCCTGAAATCGTGGCCTACCGCGACCTGGACGAAGAAGATCCGGCCGAAGTGGAAGCCTCCAAGTTCGACCTGGCCTACATCTCCCTGGACGGCAATATCGGCTGCCTGGTGAACGGCGCCGGCCTGGCCATGGCCACCATGGACACCATCAAGCTGTTCGGCGGCGAGCCTGCCAACTTCCTGGACGTGGGCGGCGGCGCAACGGCCGAGAAAGTGACCGAAGCGTTCAAGATCATGCTGAAGAACCCGGGCCTGAAAGCCATCCTGGTGAACATCTTCGGCGGCATCATGCGCTGCGACGTGATCGCCGAAGGCGTGATCACCGCATCGAAGGCCGTGTCCCTGCAAGTGCCGCTGGTCGTCCGCATGAAGGGCACCAACGAAGATCTGGGCAAGAAGATGCTGGCCGAATCCGGCCTGCCGATCATCTCCGCCGACACCATGGAAGACGCAGCCAAGAGCGTTGTCGCCGCTGCAGCAGGTAAATAA
- a CDS encoding DUF2889 domain-containing protein, producing the protein MSLSTPVSRRELRHTRAIDIQAFAREDGLWDLDAHITDIKVNDTLLASGLRQGGQPLHDLWLRITVDKQLTIVDAEAVSDAVPYPGFCNTIGPAYKALIGLNLMKGFRQQVKERLAGIAGCTHLTELAQVLPTAAVQAFANDVWPTYDKATAAQSREKPFQLDKCHALRTDGGAVAQFYPAWVAKKADAA; encoded by the coding sequence ATGTCCCTGTCAACTCCAGTCTCCCGCCGTGAGCTCCGCCACACGCGCGCCATAGACATCCAGGCGTTCGCGCGCGAGGATGGCCTGTGGGACCTTGACGCCCATATCACCGACATCAAAGTCAACGACACCCTGCTGGCTTCCGGCTTGCGCCAAGGCGGACAGCCCCTGCACGATCTCTGGCTGCGCATCACCGTGGACAAGCAATTGACCATCGTCGATGCCGAAGCCGTCTCCGACGCTGTACCTTACCCCGGCTTTTGCAACACCATTGGCCCGGCCTACAAGGCATTGATCGGCCTGAACCTGATGAAGGGCTTTCGCCAACAAGTGAAAGAGCGCCTGGCCGGTATCGCCGGCTGTACCCATCTGACGGAACTGGCCCAGGTCCTGCCCACGGCTGCCGTCCAGGCTTTCGCCAATGACGTGTGGCCGACCTACGACAAGGCCACTGCCGCCCAGTCCAGGGAGAAACCGTTCCAGCTGGATAAATGCCACGCCCTCCGCACCGATGGCGGCGCAGTTGCCCAGTTCTACCCCGCGTGGGTGGCCAAAAAAGCCGATGCAGCATAG
- the recX gene encoding recombination regulator RecX — protein MPQPPLSLKARALRLLSTREHSRVDLRRKLERHAEEGDDVEALLDFLEKNNWLSDPRFSESLVHRRAARYGNSRILAELQSHGISGEALQEARAGLAEDETARCVEVWQRKFGEVAADAEGRSKQMRFLMQRGFSQKAIRVAMQGTAPDEDC, from the coding sequence ATGCCCCAGCCTCCCCTCAGCCTGAAAGCCCGCGCCCTGCGCCTGCTCTCGACGCGCGAGCACAGCCGGGTGGACCTGCGCCGCAAGCTGGAACGCCATGCGGAGGAGGGGGACGACGTGGAAGCCCTGCTGGACTTCCTGGAAAAGAACAACTGGCTGTCCGATCCCCGTTTTTCCGAATCCCTGGTGCACCGCCGCGCGGCGCGCTACGGCAACAGCCGCATCCTGGCCGAGCTGCAGAGCCACGGCATCAGCGGCGAAGCCCTGCAGGAGGCGCGGGCCGGGCTGGCCGAGGACGAAACGGCCCGCTGCGTGGAGGTGTGGCAGCGCAAATTCGGCGAAGTGGCGGCCGATGCCGAGGGGCGCAGCAAGCAGATGCGCTTCCTCATGCAGCGCGGCTTTTCCCAGAAAGCCATCCGCGTCGCCATGCAGGGCACCGCCCCGGATGAAGATTGTTAG
- the recA gene encoding recombinase RecA, with the protein MDDKKAVVPASEKAKALAAALAQIEKQFGKGSVMRMDASAPIEEVQTVSTGSLGLDIALGVGGLPRGRVVEIYGPESSGKTTLTLQTIAEMQKLGGTCAFIDAEHALDVTYAQKLGVNLHELLISQPDTGEQALEICDALVRSGSVDLIVVDSVAALTPRAEIEGDMGDALPGLQARLMSQALRKLTGTINRTNTLVIFINQIRMKIGVMFGSPETTTGGNALKFYASVRLDIRRTGSIKSGDEVIGNETKVKVVKNKIAPPFKEAHFDILYGEGTSREGEIIDLGVEAKIVEKSGSWYSYNGDRIGQGKDNARTFLKERPELAREIENKVRASLGVRELPPSAAEAPAPKLKAVE; encoded by the coding sequence ATGGACGACAAAAAAGCTGTAGTACCGGCCTCCGAAAAAGCCAAGGCACTGGCGGCGGCACTGGCCCAGATTGAGAAGCAGTTCGGCAAGGGCTCCGTGATGCGCATGGACGCCAGCGCCCCGATCGAGGAAGTGCAGACCGTGTCCACCGGCTCCCTAGGCCTGGATATTGCGCTGGGCGTCGGCGGCCTGCCGCGCGGCCGGGTGGTCGAAATCTACGGTCCCGAGTCCTCGGGCAAAACCACGCTGACCCTGCAGACCATCGCCGAGATGCAGAAGCTGGGCGGCACCTGCGCCTTCATCGACGCGGAACACGCGCTGGACGTGACCTATGCCCAGAAGCTGGGCGTGAACCTGCACGAGCTGCTGATCTCCCAGCCGGACACCGGCGAACAGGCCCTGGAAATCTGCGACGCGCTGGTGCGCTCCGGCTCCGTGGACCTGATCGTGGTGGACTCGGTGGCGGCCCTGACCCCGCGCGCCGAAATCGAAGGCGACATGGGCGATGCGCTGCCAGGCCTGCAGGCCCGCCTGATGTCCCAGGCCTTGCGCAAGCTCACCGGCACCATCAACCGCACCAACACCCTGGTCATCTTCATCAACCAGATCCGCATGAAGATCGGCGTGATGTTCGGCAGCCCGGAAACCACTACCGGCGGCAATGCGCTGAAGTTCTACGCCTCCGTGCGCCTGGACATCCGCCGCACCGGCTCCATCAAGTCCGGCGACGAGGTGATCGGCAACGAAACCAAGGTCAAGGTCGTCAAGAACAAGATTGCGCCGCCGTTCAAGGAAGCCCACTTCGACATCCTGTATGGCGAAGGCACCTCGCGCGAAGGCGAAATCATCGACCTGGGCGTGGAAGCCAAGATCGTGGAGAAGTCCGGCTCCTGGTACAGCTACAACGGCGACCGCATCGGCCAGGGCAAGGACAATGCGCGCACCTTCCTGAAAGAACGTCCGGAACTGGCGCGCGAGATCGAGAACAAGGTCCGCGCCTCCCTGGGCGTGCGCGAGCTGCCGCCATCGGCGGCCGAAGCTCCGGCGCCCAAGCTGAAGGCAGTGGAGTAA
- a CDS encoding response regulator translates to MRILLAEDDSVLADGLTRSLRQSGYAIDCVKNGQEADTALSTQEFDLLILDLGLPKMSGLEVLRRLRARSSLLPVLILTAADSVEQRVNGLDLGADDYMAKPFALSELEARVRALTRRGQGGGSTVIKHGPLSYDQVGRSAYINEQMLDLSARELGLLEILLARTGRLVSKEQLVDHLCEWGEEVSNNAIEVYVHRLRKKIEVGGVRIATVRGLGYCLEKYSSASAAEAK, encoded by the coding sequence ATGCGTATTTTACTTGCCGAAGACGACAGCGTTCTGGCCGACGGACTCACGCGCTCCCTGCGCCAGTCCGGCTACGCCATCGACTGCGTAAAAAACGGGCAGGAAGCGGATACCGCGCTCTCCACGCAGGAATTCGACCTGCTGATCCTGGACCTGGGCCTGCCGAAGATGTCCGGCCTGGAAGTGCTGCGCCGCCTGCGCGCCCGCTCTTCCCTGCTGCCCGTGCTGATCCTGACGGCGGCCGACTCGGTGGAGCAGCGCGTCAACGGCCTGGATCTGGGCGCGGACGACTATATGGCCAAGCCCTTCGCCCTGTCCGAACTGGAGGCAAGGGTGCGCGCCCTCACGCGGCGCGGCCAGGGCGGCGGCTCCACCGTCATCAAGCACGGGCCCCTGAGCTACGACCAGGTGGGCCGCAGCGCCTATATCAATGAGCAGATGCTGGACCTCTCGGCGCGCGAACTGGGCCTGCTGGAGATCCTGCTGGCGCGCACGGGGCGGCTGGTGTCCAAGGAACAGCTGGTGGACCACCTCTGCGAATGGGGCGAGGAAGTGAGCAACAACGCCATCGAAGTCTATGTGCACCGCCTGCGCAAGAAGATCGAGGTGGGCGGCGTGCGCATCGCCACCGTGCGCGGACTGGGCTACTGCCTGGAGAAATACTCCAGCGCCAGCGCCGCCGAAGCCAAGTGA
- a CDS encoding sensor histidine kinase produces MNQQAAPAAGEEVEIQHSLFGEILDWMLAPLLLLWPMSIAITYLVAKSIANQPFDHALEDSVTVLAQQVREVNGKLVQRLPGSARDILRADDVDNVYFQIMGPEGRYVDGDRDLPQPEARAEEDTLRVGAVHFRNDNMHGTPIRVAYSFVNLEEDSKRDPRLALVQVAETLEKRAKLANEIIKGVILPQFIILPVVLALVWFALSRGLLPLAELQERIRARSSDDLSPIAPNQVPEEITPLVRSLNEMLARLSQSIEMQKRFIADAAHQMKTPLAGMRMQSELALRQTDHDEIHRSLEQLAKSSEAATRLVNQLLALARAENQPQAGAVHEPLDLTDLARSVVRDWVQASFNYRIDLGFEEQQEDTIINGNAVMLREMLSNLIDNALRYTPAGGSVTVRVRRSGKEAVLEVEDTGPGIPPAERQHVFERFYRILGSSAAGSGLGLAIVREIAQQHGAEVDLFSNPRAQSPKYPGALFRLSFPLLEAEPEAEEEPPYYG; encoded by the coding sequence GTGAACCAGCAGGCTGCCCCCGCCGCAGGGGAAGAGGTCGAGATCCAGCACTCGCTGTTCGGCGAGATCCTGGACTGGATGCTCGCTCCCCTGCTGCTGCTGTGGCCCATGAGTATCGCGATCACCTACCTGGTCGCCAAGTCCATCGCCAACCAGCCTTTCGACCACGCGCTCGAAGACAGCGTCACCGTGCTGGCGCAGCAGGTGCGCGAAGTGAACGGGAAGCTGGTGCAGCGCCTGCCCGGCTCGGCGCGCGACATCCTGCGGGCGGACGATGTGGACAACGTCTATTTCCAGATCATGGGGCCGGAAGGCCGCTACGTGGACGGCGACCGCGACCTGCCCCAGCCCGAGGCCCGCGCCGAGGAGGATACCCTGCGCGTGGGCGCGGTCCACTTCCGCAACGACAATATGCACGGCACCCCGATCCGCGTGGCCTACTCCTTCGTCAACCTGGAAGAGGACAGCAAGCGCGATCCGCGCCTGGCCCTGGTGCAGGTGGCGGAAACGCTGGAAAAGCGCGCCAAGCTGGCCAACGAAATCATCAAGGGCGTGATCCTGCCCCAGTTCATCATCCTGCCCGTGGTGCTGGCGCTGGTGTGGTTCGCCCTCTCGCGCGGGCTGCTGCCGCTGGCCGAACTGCAGGAACGCATCCGCGCCCGCAGCTCGGACGATCTCAGTCCCATCGCCCCCAACCAGGTGCCGGAAGAAATCACGCCGCTGGTGCGTTCCCTGAACGAGATGCTGGCGCGGCTCTCCCAGTCCATCGAAATGCAGAAGCGCTTCATCGCGGACGCGGCGCACCAGATGAAAACGCCGCTCGCGGGCATGCGCATGCAGTCCGAGCTCGCACTACGCCAGACGGACCACGACGAGATCCACCGCTCGCTGGAACAGCTGGCCAAGAGCTCGGAGGCGGCAACGCGCCTCGTGAACCAGCTGCTCGCGCTGGCCCGCGCCGAGAACCAGCCGCAGGCCGGCGCCGTGCACGAGCCGCTGGACCTCACGGACCTGGCGCGCAGCGTGGTGCGCGACTGGGTTCAGGCTTCCTTCAATTACCGCATCGACCTCGGTTTCGAGGAGCAGCAGGAAGACACCATCATCAACGGCAATGCCGTGATGCTGCGCGAGATGCTCTCCAACCTGATCGACAATGCCCTGCGCTACACGCCCGCCGGCGGCAGCGTCACCGTGCGCGTTCGCCGCAGCGGCAAGGAGGCCGTGCTGGAGGTGGAGGACACGGGGCCTGGCATTCCGCCCGCCGAACGCCAGCACGTTTTCGAGCGCTTCTACCGCATCCTCGGCAGCAGCGCCGCTGGCAGCGGGCTGGGTCTCGCCATTGTGCGCGAGATCGCGCAGCAGCACGGCGCGGAAGTGGACCTGTTCAGCAACCCGCGCGCGCAGTCGCCGAAGTATCCCGGCGCGCTGTTCCGCCTGTCCTTCCCGCTGCTGGAAGCCGAACCCGAAGCGGAAGAGGAGCCGCCTTACTATGGCTGA
- a CDS encoding DUF4212 domain-containing protein produces the protein MADARERHWLRTRKMTLWLLGVWLTTSFCAVFFARELTGLSIFGWPVSFYLAAQGASLVYLAIIGLYAWRMRRIDSAALEENS, from the coding sequence ATGGCTGATGCACGCGAACGCCACTGGCTGCGCACCCGCAAGATGACCTTGTGGCTCCTGGGCGTGTGGCTGACCACCAGCTTCTGCGCCGTGTTCTTCGCGCGCGAACTGACCGGCCTTTCCATCTTCGGCTGGCCCGTATCCTTCTATCTCGCGGCGCAGGGCGCCTCGCTGGTCTACCTTGCCATCATCGGCCTGTATGCCTGGCGCATGCGCCGCATCGACAGCGCGGCGCTGGAGGAGAATTCTTGA
- a CDS encoding sodium:solute symporter family protein, which translates to MKRSLFARLSRYYLLFALGFACFLVALAVLEKEGMPRVWIGYMFMFATIVLYASIGVLSRTSNVAEYYVAGRRVPALYNGMATAADWISAASFISLAGGLYLHGFDGLAYIMGWTGGYCLVALLIAPYLRRFGQYTIPDFLAARYGGERHGRTVRLMAVAATIIVSFTYVVAQIYAVGLIASRFTGVDFSVGIFLGLASILVCSFLGGMRAITWTQVAQYIIILVAFLIPAMWLSAKHSDNPVPQVAYGKLLPKLGEREAVLLADPREKEVRDIYRQRATEFQARLDGLPASWEAGRSQVQHDLERVRLRNASLLEIRKAERALIAYPKNAEDAETVWAEQRDFNLARARQLSPHAVPFPGKDRQQSDIKRNNFLALVFCLMIGTAALPHILMRSYTTPSVHETRVSVFWTLFFILLIYLTIPALAVLVKYDIYSALAGTDFSRLPTWVSYWANVDKANPLISITDVNGDGIVQLAEIAIDGDVLVLATPEIAGLPYVISGLVAAGGLAAALSTADGLLLAISNALSHDIYYKLVDPRASTQKRVTISKLLLLGVAFIAAYAASTKPGDILSLVGAAFSLAASTMFPALVLGVFWRRANRQGAVAGMVAGFLVCLFYMLRTNPILGGGAAGQWFNIAPISAGVFGVPAGMLALVLVSWFTPPPESDAEALIDTIRSPENRA; encoded by the coding sequence TTGAAGCGCAGCCTCTTCGCGCGCCTGTCGCGCTACTACCTCCTGTTCGCGCTGGGCTTCGCCTGCTTCCTGGTGGCGCTCGCGGTGCTGGAAAAGGAAGGCATGCCGCGGGTGTGGATCGGCTACATGTTCATGTTCGCCACCATCGTGCTGTACGCATCCATCGGGGTGCTGAGCCGCACTTCGAACGTGGCGGAGTACTACGTGGCCGGGCGCCGTGTGCCTGCCCTCTACAACGGCATGGCGACTGCGGCGGACTGGATTTCGGCGGCGAGCTTCATCAGCCTTGCGGGCGGCCTCTACCTGCACGGTTTCGACGGCCTGGCCTACATCATGGGCTGGACGGGCGGCTACTGCCTGGTGGCGCTGCTCATCGCTCCCTACCTGCGGCGCTTCGGGCAGTACACGATCCCGGATTTCCTGGCAGCGCGCTACGGGGGCGAGCGCCATGGCCGCACCGTGCGGCTGATGGCGGTTGCCGCCACCATCATCGTATCCTTCACCTATGTGGTGGCGCAGATCTATGCGGTAGGCCTTATCGCCTCGCGCTTCACAGGCGTGGATTTCTCGGTCGGCATCTTCCTCGGCCTGGCCAGCATTCTGGTGTGCTCCTTCCTGGGCGGCATGCGCGCCATCACCTGGACGCAGGTGGCGCAATACATCATCATCCTCGTCGCCTTCCTGATTCCGGCCATGTGGCTGTCGGCGAAACACAGCGACAACCCCGTGCCGCAGGTCGCCTACGGCAAGCTGCTGCCGAAGCTGGGCGAACGCGAGGCTGTGCTCCTGGCCGATCCGCGGGAAAAGGAAGTGCGCGACATCTACCGCCAGCGCGCTACCGAGTTCCAGGCGCGCCTGGATGGCTTGCCCGCTTCCTGGGAAGCCGGCCGCTCGCAGGTGCAGCACGACCTGGAGCGGGTACGCCTGCGCAATGCCTCGCTGCTGGAGATCCGCAAGGCGGAGCGCGCCCTCATCGCCTATCCCAAGAACGCGGAGGATGCGGAAACCGTGTGGGCCGAGCAGCGCGACTTCAACCTGGCGCGCGCCCGCCAGCTTTCGCCGCACGCCGTTCCCTTCCCCGGCAAGGACAGGCAGCAGTCCGATATCAAGCGCAACAACTTCCTGGCGCTGGTGTTCTGCCTGATGATCGGCACGGCGGCGCTGCCGCATATTCTCATGCGCTCCTATACAACGCCGTCCGTGCACGAAACGCGGGTCTCGGTGTTCTGGACGCTGTTCTTCATCCTGCTGATCTACCTGACGATTCCCGCGCTGGCCGTGCTCGTGAAGTACGACATCTACAGCGCCCTGGCAGGGACGGATTTCTCGCGGCTGCCAACCTGGGTGTCCTACTGGGCGAACGTGGACAAGGCCAATCCCCTCATCAGCATCACGGACGTGAACGGGGACGGCATTGTGCAGCTGGCGGAAATCGCCATCGACGGCGACGTTCTGGTGCTGGCCACGCCGGAAATCGCGGGCTTGCCCTATGTGATCTCCGGCCTGGTTGCCGCGGGCGGGCTGGCGGCGGCCCTCTCCACGGCGGACGGCCTGCTGCTGGCCATCTCCAACGCGCTGTCGCACGATATCTACTACAAGCTGGTGGACCCGCGCGCCTCCACCCAGAAGCGGGTGACGATCTCCAAGCTCCTGCTGCTCGGTGTGGCCTTCATCGCCGCCTATGCGGCCTCCACCAAGCCGGGCGACATTCTCTCCCTTGTCGGCGCCGCCTTCTCGCTGGCCGCATCCACCATGTTCCCGGCGCTGGTGCTCGGCGTGTTCTGGCGGCGCGCCAACAGGCAGGGCGCAGTGGCGGGCATGGTGGCAGGATTCCTCGTTTGCCTGTTCTATATGCTGCGCACCAATCCCATTCTCGGTGGCGGCGCTGCGGGACAGTGGTTCAACATCGCCCCCATCTCTGCGGGCGTATTCGGCGTTCCGGCGGGGATGCTCGCGCTGGTCCTCGTCAGCTGGTTTACTCCGCCGCCGGAGAGCGATGCCGAGGCCTTGATCGACACCATCCGCTCCCCCGAAAACCGGGCCTGA